The following coding sequences lie in one Sinorhizobium fredii USDA 257 genomic window:
- a CDS encoding [protein-PII] uridylyltransferase, which yields MARHETSFLEILDVAALRAKCGFIASAHAEQREPMRRALLAAFKEANNAGRAKARELLAADGAGIKCAERISWLQDQLITVLHDFVLNEVFDAAHAPPATRLAVTAVGGYGRGTLAPGSDIDLLFLLPSKKAVWAEPAIEFMLYVLWDLGFKVGHATRTIDECIRLSRADMTIRTAILECRYICGSEALAGELEQRFDHEIVRNTGPEFIAAKLAERDGRHRKAGDTRYLVEPNVKEGKGGLRDLHTLFWIAKYFYRVKDPADLVKLGVLSRQEYKLFQKSDDFLWAVRCHMHFLTGKAEERLSFDIQREIAEALGYHDHPGLSAVERFMKHYFLVAKDVGDLTRIFCAALEDQQAKDTPGISGVFSRFRHRTRKIAGTLDFVDDGGRIALASPEVFKRDPVNLLRLFHIADIHGLEFHPAALKQVTRSLSLITPHLRENDEANRLFLSILTSRRNPELILRRMNESGVLGRFIPDFGKIVSMMQFNMYHHYTVDEHLLRTVDVLSRIDRGLEEEAHPLTAMLMPSIEDREALYVAVLLHDIAKGRPEDHSVAGAKVARKLCPRLGLSPKQTETVVWLVEEHLTMSMVAQTRDLNDRKTILDFAERVQSLDRLKMLLIMTVCDIRAVGPGVWNGWKGQLLRTLYYETELLLSGGFSELSRKERAKHAALILGDALKDWPKKERDAYVRLHYQPYLLTVAVEDQVRHAEFIREADRAGKTLATMVRTHHFHAITEITVLSPDHPRLLTVIAGACAAAGANIVDAQIHTTADGRALDTILVNREFSVDEDETRRAASIGKLIEDVLSGRKRLPEVIASRTRARKRSKAFTVTPEVTISNTLSNKFTVIEVEGLDRTGLLSEVTAVLSDLSLDIASAHITTFGEKVIDTFYVTDLVGAKITNENRQANIAARLKAVLAGEVDEARERMPSGIIAPAHPPRISNASKTTKAET from the coding sequence ATGGCCAGACACGAAACTTCCTTTCTCGAAATTCTCGACGTCGCCGCACTGCGGGCGAAGTGCGGCTTCATTGCTTCGGCCCATGCCGAGCAACGCGAACCGATGCGCCGTGCCTTGCTTGCCGCCTTCAAGGAGGCGAACAATGCAGGCCGAGCCAAGGCCCGCGAACTGCTGGCCGCCGACGGCGCGGGGATCAAATGCGCCGAGCGCATTTCCTGGCTGCAGGACCAGCTCATCACCGTGCTGCACGATTTCGTGTTGAACGAGGTGTTCGACGCCGCCCATGCGCCGCCGGCAACCCGGCTTGCCGTGACGGCTGTCGGCGGCTACGGCCGCGGCACGCTAGCGCCGGGCTCGGATATCGACCTGCTCTTCCTGCTGCCCTCCAAGAAGGCGGTCTGGGCGGAACCCGCCATCGAGTTCATGCTCTATGTCCTATGGGACCTTGGCTTCAAGGTCGGCCATGCGACGCGGACCATCGACGAATGCATCCGCCTATCGCGCGCCGACATGACGATCCGCACGGCGATCCTCGAATGCCGCTACATTTGTGGCTCCGAGGCCCTGGCGGGTGAACTCGAACAGCGCTTCGACCATGAGATCGTCCGCAACACCGGCCCCGAATTCATCGCCGCGAAGCTTGCCGAACGGGACGGGCGCCACCGTAAGGCGGGCGACACCCGCTACCTCGTCGAGCCGAACGTCAAGGAAGGCAAGGGTGGCCTGCGCGACCTGCACACGCTGTTCTGGATCGCCAAGTATTTCTACCGGGTCAAGGATCCGGCCGACCTCGTCAAGCTCGGCGTCCTGTCGCGGCAGGAATACAAGCTTTTCCAGAAATCGGATGATTTCCTCTGGGCGGTACGCTGCCACATGCATTTTCTGACCGGAAAGGCAGAGGAGCGGCTGTCCTTCGACATCCAGCGCGAGATTGCCGAAGCGCTCGGCTATCACGACCATCCGGGCCTCTCGGCGGTCGAACGCTTCATGAAGCACTACTTCCTCGTCGCGAAGGACGTCGGCGATCTCACCCGCATCTTCTGCGCGGCGCTTGAAGACCAGCAGGCGAAGGATACGCCGGGGATTTCGGGCGTCTTCAGCCGCTTCAGGCACCGCACGCGCAAGATTGCCGGCACGCTCGACTTCGTCGACGATGGCGGCCGCATCGCGCTCGCGAGCCCGGAGGTCTTCAAGCGCGATCCGGTCAACCTGCTGCGCCTGTTCCATATCGCCGATATTCACGGCCTGGAATTCCACCCGGCCGCGCTCAAGCAGGTGACGCGCTCGCTCAGCCTGATCACTCCGCATTTGCGCGAAAACGACGAGGCCAACCGGCTCTTTCTGTCGATCCTGACCTCTCGGCGCAATCCGGAACTGATCCTGAGGCGCATGAACGAGTCGGGCGTGCTCGGCCGCTTTATTCCGGATTTCGGCAAGATCGTCTCGATGATGCAGTTCAACATGTATCACCACTACACGGTGGACGAGCATCTCCTGCGCACCGTCGACGTTCTCTCGCGGATCGATCGCGGCCTCGAGGAGGAGGCGCACCCGCTGACGGCGATGCTCATGCCCAGTATCGAAGACCGCGAAGCACTCTACGTTGCCGTGCTGCTGCACGACATCGCCAAGGGTCGCCCAGAGGATCATTCGGTGGCCGGCGCCAAGGTGGCCCGCAAGCTCTGCCCGCGCCTCGGCCTGTCACCGAAGCAGACGGAAACAGTGGTCTGGTTGGTCGAGGAACACCTGACCATGTCCATGGTCGCCCAGACCCGCGACCTCAACGACCGAAAGACTATCCTCGACTTCGCCGAACGGGTGCAATCGCTCGATCGCCTGAAGATGCTGCTCATCATGACCGTTTGCGACATCCGGGCCGTCGGCCCCGGTGTCTGGAATGGCTGGAAAGGGCAGTTGCTGCGCACGCTATACTATGAGACGGAACTGCTTCTTTCCGGCGGCTTCTCGGAACTGTCGCGCAAGGAACGGGCAAAGCACGCCGCGCTCATACTCGGCGACGCACTCAAGGATTGGCCGAAGAAGGAGCGCGACGCCTATGTCCGGCTCCATTATCAGCCCTATCTCCTCACCGTGGCAGTCGAGGATCAGGTGCGGCACGCCGAGTTCATCCGCGAGGCGGATCGCGCCGGCAAGACTCTGGCGACGATGGTGCGCACCCATCACTTCCACGCCATCACTGAAATCACCGTGCTTTCGCCGGACCATCCGCGCCTGCTGACGGTCATCGCCGGCGCCTGCGCAGCCGCGGGCGCCAACATCGTCGATGCGCAGATTCATACGACCGCGGACGGGCGGGCGCTCGATACGATCCTCGTCAACCGCGAGTTTTCGGTCGACGAGGACGAGACGCGGCGGGCGGCGAGCATCGGCAAACTGATCGAGGACGTGCTCTCCGGCCGCAAGCGCCTGCCGGAGGTGATCGCCAGCCGCACCCGGGCGAGGAAGCGCAGCAAGGCCTTCACCGTGACGCCGGAGGTGACGATCAGCAACACGCTGTCGAACAAGTTCACCGTCATCGAGGTCGAGGGCCTCGACCGGACCGGCTTGCTTTCGGAGGTGACGGCGGTGCTCTCCGACCTTTCGCTCGATATCGCCTCGGCCCATATCACCACGTTCGGCGAGAAGGTCATCGACACCTTTTATGTGACCGACCTGGTGGGCGCGAAGATCACCAACGAGAACCGGCAGGCCAATATTGCCGCGCGCCTGAAGGCGGTGCTCGCCGGCGAGGTCGACGAGGCGCGCGAGCGCATGCCATCCGGCATCATCGCGCCGGCCCATCCGCCGCGGATCTCGAACGCGTCCAAAACGACAAAAGCCGAAACATGA
- a CDS encoding VOC family protein, translating to MRQFIARVAILVPDYDEGIAFYCGRLGFDLIEDTDLGSGKRWVLVRPPGATETALIIAKAEGERQRAAIGNQTGGRVGFFLFTDDFARDHAAMLAVGVEVVETPRHEAYGTVAVFADPFGNRWDLLQPA from the coding sequence ATGAGGCAGTTTATTGCCCGTGTCGCCATTCTCGTCCCGGACTATGACGAGGGTATCGCCTTCTATTGCGGCCGATTGGGCTTCGACCTGATCGAGGACACCGATCTCGGCAGCGGCAAGCGCTGGGTGCTGGTGCGGCCGCCGGGCGCGACCGAAACGGCGCTGATCATCGCCAAGGCCGAGGGTGAACGCCAGCGGGCGGCCATCGGCAACCAGACCGGCGGGCGCGTCGGCTTCTTTCTCTTCACCGATGATTTCGCCCGCGACCACGCCGCCATGCTCGCGGTCGGCGTCGAAGTCGTCGAGACGCCGCGCCATGAAGCCTACGGAACCGTGGCCGTCTTCGCCGATCCGTTCGGCAATCGCTGGGACCTCCTGCAACCCGCCTGA
- the tsaB gene encoding tRNA (adenosine(37)-N6)-threonylcarbamoyltransferase complex dimerization subunit type 1 TsaB, whose translation MLVLAIDTSGSGCAAAVYDGAAGEVLARAGADIGRGHAERLMEFVDEALLASDRQLAEIDRIAVTIGPGSFTGIRVGVAAARGLALALGKPAVGVTTLQVVAENAREKQPGRPVLAAIDAKRGEVYVQSFTALGEAEGEAEILPLAEARDRVSGFTGVICGSGAPLVASAERAGGPDEIDVAFVGRLGAAADPASAKPKPLYLRGPDAKPQAGFAVTRATAG comes from the coding sequence ATGCTGGTTCTTGCCATCGATACATCGGGCAGCGGTTGCGCCGCAGCAGTCTATGACGGTGCGGCGGGCGAGGTCCTCGCGCGCGCCGGTGCCGATATAGGTCGCGGGCATGCCGAGCGACTGATGGAGTTTGTCGATGAGGCGTTGCTCGCCTCCGACAGGCAGCTTGCGGAGATCGACCGCATCGCCGTGACCATCGGACCGGGGTCGTTTACCGGCATTCGCGTCGGCGTCGCGGCGGCGCGCGGCCTGGCGCTTGCCCTCGGGAAGCCGGCCGTCGGGGTTACCACGCTTCAGGTTGTTGCCGAGAACGCCAGGGAGAAGCAGCCGGGGCGGCCGGTGCTCGCGGCCATCGACGCGAAACGCGGCGAGGTCTATGTCCAATCCTTTACAGCGCTCGGCGAGGCGGAAGGCGAAGCTGAAATTCTCCCGCTCGCCGAAGCGCGCGATCGGGTTTCCGGGTTCACCGGCGTCATTTGCGGCTCCGGCGCACCGCTTGTCGCCTCGGCCGAGCGGGCCGGCGGGCCGGACGAGATCGACGTCGCTTTCGTCGGCCGGCTGGGTGCTGCGGCCGATCCAGCCTCGGCCAAGCCGAAACCGCTCTATTTGCGCGGCCCCGATGCAAAGCCTCAAGCAGGTTTCGCAGTCACGAGGGCGACAGCGGGATAG
- the murJ gene encoding murein biosynthesis integral membrane protein MurJ, with protein MSLVKKFATVGGATLGSRVFGFVRETFMAAALGTGPVADAFNTAFRLPNTFRRLFAEGAFNAAFVPLFAKEIEARGMEGARRFSEEVFGVLFTVLLLLTIAMELAMPFIVRELIAPGFADDPAKFASTVTFATIMFPYLACMSLAAMMAGMLNSLHRYFAAAIAPVFLNFILIGVLVYAWYIGQDTVAVGYGLSWGVMAAGLVQLAIVWIAVRNAGIRIGFRRPRLTANVTRLLVLALPAAITGGITQINLLINTNIASAKEGAVSSLVYADRIYQLPLGVVGIAVATVLLPELARALRAGNLSEASNLQNRSVEFTLFLTLPAAAALLVMSEPIVRLLFERGKFSPEATVVVGHILAIYGLGLPAFVLIKAFIPGFFAREDTRTPMIFAAISVAVNVSLALTLFPSLAASGIATAEVVAGWVNALLLFATLAWRGHWGRDIPLLTRIPRLVVAAGIMAAALHYAIQWLAFPLSSAAPVLTQAATVCGLMAAAMMIYFAAAFGLGGASLGMIRRSLKRKAVSAPESPAGEGADTP; from the coding sequence ATGAGCCTAGTCAAGAAATTCGCAACCGTCGGGGGCGCGACGCTCGGAAGTCGCGTTTTCGGCTTCGTGCGCGAGACCTTCATGGCGGCCGCACTCGGCACCGGACCGGTCGCCGACGCTTTCAACACCGCCTTCCGGCTGCCGAATACCTTCCGCCGGCTTTTCGCCGAAGGAGCGTTCAACGCGGCCTTCGTGCCGCTCTTTGCCAAGGAGATCGAAGCGCGCGGCATGGAGGGCGCCCGCCGCTTTTCCGAAGAAGTCTTTGGTGTGCTTTTCACCGTTCTTCTTCTCCTGACGATCGCGATGGAACTCGCGATGCCGTTTATCGTGCGCGAGCTGATCGCCCCCGGTTTCGCCGACGACCCGGCGAAATTCGCGAGCACTGTCACCTTCGCGACGATTATGTTCCCTTATCTCGCCTGCATGTCGCTGGCGGCGATGATGGCGGGCATGCTCAATTCGCTGCATCGCTATTTCGCCGCCGCCATCGCCCCGGTGTTCCTGAACTTCATCCTGATCGGCGTACTTGTTTATGCATGGTACATCGGCCAGGACACGGTTGCCGTCGGCTACGGCCTTTCCTGGGGTGTCATGGCCGCCGGTCTCGTTCAACTGGCGATCGTCTGGATCGCCGTCCGCAACGCCGGGATACGGATCGGCTTTCGCCGCCCGCGGTTGACCGCCAATGTCACGCGCCTGCTCGTCCTGGCGCTGCCGGCGGCGATCACCGGCGGCATTACCCAGATCAACCTGTTGATCAACACCAACATCGCCTCGGCCAAGGAGGGGGCGGTCTCCTCGCTCGTCTATGCGGACCGTATCTACCAGCTTCCGCTCGGCGTCGTCGGCATCGCAGTCGCGACGGTACTCTTGCCGGAGTTGGCGCGCGCGCTTCGTGCCGGCAATCTCAGCGAGGCGTCGAACCTCCAGAACCGTTCCGTCGAATTCACCCTGTTCCTGACCCTGCCGGCCGCAGCCGCGCTGCTCGTCATGTCCGAGCCGATCGTCAGGCTCCTCTTCGAACGCGGCAAGTTCTCGCCCGAAGCGACCGTCGTCGTCGGGCATATCCTGGCGATCTACGGTCTCGGCCTGCCGGCCTTCGTGCTGATCAAGGCCTTCATTCCAGGCTTCTTCGCGCGCGAGGATACCCGCACGCCGATGATCTTCGCGGCGATCTCCGTGGCGGTGAACGTCTCGCTGGCACTGACGCTGTTTCCGTCGCTGGCCGCAAGCGGCATCGCCACAGCCGAGGTCGTTGCCGGCTGGGTGAATGCGCTCCTCCTCTTCGCGACGCTCGCCTGGCGCGGGCACTGGGGCCGCGACATTCCGCTGCTGACCCGCATTCCGCGTCTCGTGGTCGCCGCCGGGATCATGGCGGCCGCGCTCCACTATGCCATCCAGTGGCTGGCCTTCCCGCTTTCTTCCGCCGCGCCGGTTCTGACTCAAGCCGCGACCGTCTGCGGCCTGATGGCAGCTGCGATGATGATCTATTTCGCCGCTGCCTTCGGGCTCGGCGGCGCCAGTCTGGGGATGATCCGCCGCAGTTTGAAACGCAAGGCGGTAAGCGCGCCTGAATCGCCTGCCGGCGAAGGGGCAGATACGCCATGA
- a CDS encoding universal stress protein translates to MVSTRLSRLEGHRRKFMAVIDDTPECGRAVHYAGLRAKNSNGGLVLLYVIADGDFQQWLGVEEIMRAEAREEAEATLAKIAQTVRERIGIEPEIVIREGIATEQIYALIEEDRDIAILVLAAGSAKEGPGPLVSSIAGKAAAFPIPVTVIPDLLTDEEIDALT, encoded by the coding sequence ATGGTTTCCACCCGACTCTCACGACTGGAAGGTCATCGCCGCAAGTTCATGGCGGTGATCGATGACACGCCCGAATGCGGTCGTGCCGTGCATTATGCAGGCCTGCGCGCGAAGAACTCCAATGGCGGTCTCGTGCTGCTCTACGTGATCGCCGACGGCGACTTCCAGCAGTGGCTGGGGGTGGAGGAGATTATGCGGGCGGAGGCGCGCGAAGAGGCCGAGGCGACCCTCGCCAAGATCGCCCAGACGGTTCGCGAAAGGATCGGCATCGAGCCTGAGATCGTCATTCGCGAAGGCATCGCCACGGAACAGATCTACGCCCTGATCGAGGAAGACCGGGATATCGCCATCCTCGTGCTTGCGGCTGGATCGGCGAAGGAAGGTCCCGGCCCGCTGGTGTCGTCGATCGCGGGGAAGGCAGCGGCCTTTCCCATCCCCGTCACGGTCATCCCCGATCTTCTGACGGACGAGGAGATCGACGCGCTGACCTGA
- a CDS encoding lysophospholipid acyltransferase family protein, protein MINWIRVALYAILLAIVSLLLMPVQLACLWLDLKPRRFLPRFWHRTACRLLGMRVRVHGELDRRRPLLISANHVSWKDILVLSSIADVVFVAKSDVKDWPVFGLLARLQASVFIERQQKRTTGDQVSEIGRRLADREVVVLFPEGTTSDGNRLLEIKTSLFGAAASAVPQSPTGVVHVQPVAISYTGIHGMPMGRYYRPIAAWPGDIGLLPHLVGVLREGALDVEVDFGEAVDYDHRSNRKEVSRTIEQRIRSMLSDRLRGRAPAREKTAA, encoded by the coding sequence ATGATCAACTGGATACGCGTCGCGCTCTACGCCATCCTGCTCGCCATTGTTTCTCTCCTGTTGATGCCGGTCCAACTCGCCTGCCTTTGGTTGGATCTGAAGCCACGCAGGTTCCTGCCGCGATTTTGGCATCGCACCGCCTGCCGCCTGCTCGGCATGCGGGTTCGGGTCCACGGAGAGTTGGATCGGCGGCGGCCGCTGCTCATCAGCGCCAATCACGTCTCCTGGAAGGACATACTGGTCCTGTCGTCGATTGCCGATGTCGTGTTCGTCGCCAAGTCGGACGTCAAGGATTGGCCCGTCTTCGGTCTCCTCGCCCGGCTGCAGGCTTCCGTCTTCATCGAGCGCCAACAGAAGCGCACGACCGGCGATCAGGTGAGCGAGATCGGCCGGCGGCTCGCCGACCGCGAGGTCGTCGTTCTCTTTCCGGAGGGTACGACCTCGGATGGTAATCGCCTGCTCGAGATCAAGACGTCACTGTTCGGCGCCGCCGCCTCGGCCGTGCCGCAGTCGCCGACGGGTGTCGTGCACGTCCAGCCGGTGGCGATTTCCTATACGGGCATCCACGGCATGCCCATGGGCCGCTACTACCGGCCGATCGCGGCATGGCCGGGCGACATCGGGCTGCTGCCGCATCTCGTCGGCGTGCTCAGGGAAGGGGCGCTCGATGTGGAGGTCGATTTCGGCGAAGCGGTGGACTACGACCACCGTTCCAACCGCAAGGAAGTCAGTCGGACTATCGAACAGCGGATTCGCAGCATGTTGTCGGACCGGCTGCGCGGGCGGGCTCCGGCGCGCGAGAAGACCGCTGCCTAG
- the miaB gene encoding tRNA (N6-isopentenyl adenosine(37)-C2)-methylthiotransferase MiaB, with the protein MTQETALLPKSPVAGDEHVPARKVFVKTYGCQMNVYDSDRMSDALSRDGYVATDVLEDADFVLLNTCHIREKAAEKVYSELGRLRELKKTKASEGREMVIGVAGCVAQAEGNEILRRAPAVDLVIGPQTYHRLPEALKRARSGERVVETDYAIEDKFEHLPAPDKAKTRARGVTAFLTVQEGCDKFCTFCVVPYTRGAEVSRPVAQIIAEAEKLVDGGVREITLLGQNVNAWHGTGPDGRDWGLGDLLWRLGEIDGLARLRYTTSHPRDMDASLVEAHRSMAKLMPYLHLPVQSGSDRILKAMNRRHTAAEYLALVERIRAIQPDLALSGDFIVGFPGETEEDFEDTMRLVEAVGYAQAFSFKYSSRPGTPGADLTDQVAEEVKAKRLERLQSLLVNQQRDFAAACVGREIDLLLEKHGRMPGQLVGRSPWLQPVNVDAKRSQIGDIIKVRITKAGPNSLFAEVIE; encoded by the coding sequence ATGACCCAGGAAACCGCTCTTCTGCCGAAATCGCCTGTCGCGGGCGACGAACACGTTCCGGCGCGCAAGGTCTTCGTCAAGACCTATGGATGCCAGATGAACGTCTATGATTCCGATCGAATGTCCGACGCCCTGTCGCGGGACGGCTATGTTGCGACGGACGTGCTGGAAGATGCCGACTTTGTCCTGCTCAACACCTGTCATATCCGCGAGAAGGCAGCCGAAAAGGTTTATTCCGAATTGGGCCGCCTGCGCGAATTGAAGAAGACGAAGGCGAGCGAGGGCCGCGAAATGGTGATCGGCGTCGCCGGCTGCGTCGCCCAGGCCGAGGGCAACGAAATCTTGCGCCGCGCGCCGGCGGTCGATCTCGTCATCGGCCCGCAAACCTATCACCGGCTGCCCGAGGCGTTGAAGCGGGCAAGGAGCGGCGAGCGCGTCGTCGAGACGGACTACGCCATAGAGGACAAATTCGAGCACCTGCCGGCGCCGGACAAGGCCAAGACCCGTGCCCGTGGCGTCACCGCCTTCCTCACCGTGCAGGAGGGATGCGACAAGTTCTGCACCTTCTGCGTGGTGCCCTACACCCGTGGCGCCGAGGTCTCGCGGCCGGTGGCGCAGATCATCGCCGAAGCGGAAAAGCTGGTCGACGGCGGCGTGCGCGAGATCACGCTGCTCGGCCAGAACGTCAATGCCTGGCACGGAACCGGGCCGGACGGCCGCGATTGGGGCCTCGGGGATCTGTTGTGGCGTCTCGGCGAGATCGACGGCCTGGCGCGGCTACGCTACACCACCAGCCATCCGCGCGATATGGATGCGAGCCTGGTCGAGGCACACCGATCGATGGCCAAGCTGATGCCCTATCTGCATCTGCCGGTCCAATCCGGGTCCGACCGCATCCTGAAGGCGATGAACCGGCGCCATACGGCGGCCGAGTATCTCGCCCTTGTCGAGCGGATCCGGGCCATCCAACCCGATCTGGCGCTCTCCGGCGATTTCATCGTCGGCTTCCCCGGCGAGACCGAGGAGGATTTCGAGGACACGATGCGCCTCGTCGAGGCGGTGGGTTATGCACAGGCATTCTCTTTCAAATACTCGAGCCGTCCCGGCACGCCGGGGGCCGATCTCACGGACCAGGTTGCCGAAGAGGTGAAGGCCAAGCGTCTGGAAAGATTGCAAAGTTTGCTCGTCAACCAGCAGCGCGACTTCGCCGCCGCCTGTGTCGGGAGGGAGATCGACCTGCTTCTGGAAAAGCACGGCCGCATGCCGGGCCAGCTGGTCGGCCGCTCGCCCTGGCTGCAGCCGGTGAATGTTGATGCAAAACGATCGCAAATCGGTGACATTATCAAGGTACGAATCACCAAGGCCGGCCCGAACAGCCTGTTCGCCGAGGTGATCGAATAG
- a CDS encoding GNAT family N-acetyltransferase, whose protein sequence is MSFTDYFTRRTEFDIFPLEEADLMAAATLHGQRFAAPWSDGEIHALLLQDTVFGFAARQTNGTFRPAFGGFVLSRATAGEAEILTIGVDSRFARSGLGWRLMQAVMREAFVKGAETLFLEVDETNLAAIGLYGKLGFAKVGERKAYYQGTAGARTAALVMRLDLR, encoded by the coding sequence ATGAGCTTCACAGACTATTTCACGCGTCGCACTGAATTCGACATCTTCCCGCTTGAGGAGGCGGACCTCATGGCGGCGGCAACTCTGCACGGCCAGCGTTTCGCTGCGCCGTGGAGCGACGGCGAAATCCACGCACTCCTGCTGCAAGACACGGTTTTCGGCTTCGCCGCCCGCCAGACGAATGGGACGTTTCGCCCGGCCTTCGGAGGCTTCGTGCTGTCGCGTGCCACCGCGGGCGAGGCCGAAATCCTCACGATCGGCGTCGATTCGCGCTTCGCCCGCTCCGGTCTCGGCTGGCGGCTGATGCAGGCGGTGATGCGCGAGGCGTTCGTCAAGGGCGCCGAGACGCTGTTCCTCGAAGTCGACGAGACGAACCTGGCCGCGATCGGTCTCTACGGCAAGCTTGGCTTCGCGAAGGTCGGCGAGCGCAAGGCCTACTATCAGGGGACGGCCGGGGCGCGCACCGCCGCGCTTGTCATGCGGCTCGATCTCCGCTAG
- the trpS gene encoding tryptophan--tRNA ligase — MNEFKPLVFSGVQPTGNLHLGNYLGAIRKFVALQENNDCIYCVVDLHSITAQLVHEDLPGQIRSIAAAFVASGIDPEKHIVFNQSAVPQHAELAWIFNCVARIGWMNRMTQFKDKAGKDRENASLGLLAYPSLMAADILVYRATHVPVGDDQKQHLELTRDIAQKFNIDFMEHIRRGGYGVDIVVGEEPIHAYFPPVEPLIGGPAPRVMSLRDGTKKMSKSDPSDLSRINLMDDQEMIARKIRKAKTDPDALPSEVEGLKGRPEAENLVGIYAALSDRSKDEILAEFGGQQFSVFKPALIDLAVDVLSPITGEMRRLMDDTAHIDAILRDGGERARARAEKTMREVREIIGFLQ, encoded by the coding sequence ATGAACGAATTCAAGCCGCTCGTATTTTCCGGCGTTCAACCGACCGGCAATCTGCATCTCGGCAACTATCTCGGCGCGATCCGCAAGTTCGTCGCCCTGCAGGAGAACAACGACTGCATCTATTGCGTCGTCGATCTCCACTCGATCACCGCCCAGCTCGTGCACGAGGACCTGCCGGGCCAGATACGCTCGATCGCCGCGGCCTTCGTCGCCTCCGGCATCGATCCGGAGAAGCACATCGTCTTCAACCAGTCGGCCGTGCCGCAGCATGCGGAGCTGGCCTGGATCTTCAATTGCGTCGCCCGCATCGGCTGGATGAACCGGATGACGCAGTTCAAGGACAAGGCCGGCAAGGACCGCGAAAACGCCTCCCTCGGCCTGCTTGCCTATCCGAGCCTGATGGCGGCCGACATCCTCGTCTACCGCGCCACCCATGTCCCGGTCGGCGATGACCAGAAGCAGCATCTCGAACTCACCCGCGACATCGCTCAGAAATTCAATATCGACTTCATGGAGCACATCCGGCGCGGCGGCTACGGCGTCGATATCGTCGTCGGCGAAGAACCGATCCATGCCTATTTCCCGCCGGTGGAGCCGTTGATCGGCGGACCGGCGCCGCGCGTCATGTCGCTGCGTGACGGCACGAAGAAGATGTCGAAGTCCGATCCGTCCGACCTGTCGCGCATCAATCTGATGGACGATCAGGAGATGATCGCCAGGAAGATCCGCAAGGCCAAGACCGATCCTGATGCGCTGCCGAGCGAAGTTGAGGGGCTGAAGGGCCGCCCGGAGGCGGAAAACCTCGTCGGCATCTATGCAGCCCTTTCCGACCGGTCGAAGGACGAAATCCTCGCCGAGTTCGGCGGCCAGCAATTCTCGGTCTTCAAGCCGGCCCTCATCGATCTCGCCGTCGACGTTCTGTCGCCGATCACCGGCGAGATGCGCCGCCTGATGGACGATACGGCGCATATCGACGCGATCCTGCGCGATGGCGGGGAGCGTGCGCGGGCGAGGGCGGAAAAGACCATGCGCGAGGTTCGCGAGATCATCGGCTTTTTGCAGTAA
- a CDS encoding NifU family protein yields MFIQTEATPNPATLKFLPGKVVMESGTAEFRSEDEARAGSPLAVRLFSIPGVSGVYFGYDFITVSKEGQEWQHLKPAILGSIMEHFMSGQPIMSGASRAEETDQEGEFFDEGDEAIVATIKELLDTRVRPAVAQDGGDITFRGFKDGTVFLNMKGACSGCPSSTATLRHGVQNLLRHFVPEVQSVESV; encoded by the coding sequence ATGTTCATCCAGACCGAAGCCACGCCGAATCCGGCCACTTTGAAATTCCTGCCGGGCAAGGTGGTCATGGAGAGCGGTACGGCCGAATTCCGAAGTGAAGACGAGGCGCGCGCCGGTTCGCCGCTCGCGGTACGGCTCTTTTCGATTCCCGGCGTCAGCGGCGTCTATTTCGGCTACGATTTCATCACGGTCAGCAAGGAAGGCCAGGAATGGCAGCACCTGAAGCCCGCGATCCTTGGCTCGATCATGGAACACTTCATGTCCGGCCAGCCGATCATGTCGGGCGCGAGCCGCGCCGAAGAGACCGACCAGGAAGGCGAATTCTTTGACGAGGGCGACGAGGCGATCGTCGCGACGATCAAGGAGCTGCTCGACACGCGGGTACGGCCGGCCGTCGCCCAGGATGGCGGCGACATCACCTTCCGGGGTTTCAAGGACGGCACCGTGTTCCTGAACATGAAGGGGGCGTGCTCCGGTTGCCCGTCCTCGACCGCGACGCTTCGGCACGGCGTGCAGAATTTGCTGCGCCATTTCGTGCCCGAGGTCCAGTCGGTCGAATCGGTCTGA